In Bdellovibrio sp. GT3, the genomic window ACGGCAAAATCAATCAAACGAATCCTAAGTTGGCTGCATTTTGAGTGGAATCTCTTTACTTTCAAAACCCAAGATCTTCCGAAACCTGATGTGGTCATAGTGTCTAGCTTATCCCTTCTGACAATTTTCTACGGCTTCCATCTCAAGAATAAATTCGGCGCAAAACTGATTTTTGAAGTCAGAGACATCTGGCCATTAACCATTATCGAAGAAGGCGGCTTTAGTAAAAACAATCCTTTTGTTTTTCTCCTCGGAATAGTGGAGAGGTTGGCTTATAAAAATTCAGACTATATTATAGGTACAATGCCAAACTTGTTAGACCACGTAGAATCCGTCACAAAAAACCACCCTCCAGTTGCATGTATTCCGATGGGAATTGATAAGGATATTGCCGATGACTCAATTCCACTCACTGAAAACTATAAATTAACTTATTTTGATAAAAAATATTTCAATTTCGTTTACGCAGGAACTGTCGGAATTACCAACGCGCTTGAGCCATTCCTGAACGCAGCCAAGGGAATGCAATCCGAAAAAGAACTTCGCTTTATTGTGATAGGAGATGGTGCACTTCGACAGGAGTACATGCGCAAATACGATCTACCAAACCTAATTTTTGCTCCAAAGATTCCAAGAAATATGGTGCAAAGTGCGTTAGCACAGGCAGATCTTCTTTACTTCTCAACACACAACTCCAAAGTATGGAATTTTGGCCTGTCACTTAATAAG contains:
- a CDS encoding glycosyltransferase family 4 protein, which produces MKTNLWYITKYFAPQTASSFGGRGHSLMKELAKLEYNVTVISSDSNNLCEIPSFVGKSHSEKKHGYRLIFLKTLKYTTAKSIKRILSWLHFEWNLFTFKTQDLPKPDVVIVSSLSLLTIFYGFHLKNKFGAKLIFEVRDIWPLTIIEEGGFSKNNPFVFLLGIVERLAYKNSDYIIGTMPNLLDHVESVTKNHPPVACIPMGIDKDIADDSIPLTENYKLTYFDKKYFNFVYAGTVGITNALEPFLNAAKGMQSEKELRFIVIGDGALRQEYMRKYDLPNLIFAPKIPRNMVQSALAQADLLYFSTHNSKVWNFGLSLNKLIDYMRAGKPIIASYSGYPSMVNEANCGEFIPAHDTQAVVKTISKYMQMPKEERLAIGSRGNKWIYENRTYTVLANDYNEIIKNLLHTH